A genomic window from Montipora capricornis isolate CH-2021 chromosome 8, ASM3666992v2, whole genome shotgun sequence includes:
- the LOC138060227 gene encoding dual specificity mitogen-activated protein kinase kinase 4-like → MASNSPGSRLSRERLKLDFQGGLERRKLNLAALSTQTRQPTPLQSNMERIRTHKAVGKLSFGPNKNYEYSSEDLVDCGEIGRGAYGTVNKMLHKESNTCMAVKRIRSTVDEKEQKQLLMDLDVVMRSSDCDYIVKFYGALFTEGDAWICMELMTTSFDQCYKHIYGVLHQTIPEDILGMTSLAVVNALDYLKTNLNIIHRDVKPSTLLLDLQGNIKLCDFGISGQLVDSIAKTRDAGCKPYMAPERIDPMSSRQGSYDIRSDVWSFGITLIELATGKFPYPKWKSVFEQLSQVVKGDPPRLANEDGRSFSDEMLSFTNMCLTKDVTRRPKYRELLKHPFILRYEEKQVDVGAWLDGVLAQAPIQNFDNLEI, encoded by the exons ATGGCGTCGAATTCTCCGG GAAGTAGATTATCAAGAGAAAGGCTCAAGCTTGATTTTCAAGGTGGATTAGAGCGAAGAAAGTTGAACCTCGCAGCGCTGAGTACTCAAACAAGGCAGCCAACGCCACTCCAGTCAAACAT GGAACGAATAAGAACCCACAAAGCTGTTGGTAAACTTTCCTTTGGACCTAATAAG AATTACGAATATTCTTCAGAGGACTTGGTGGACTGTGGAGAAATTGGACGAGGAGCTTATGGCACTGTGAATAAGATGCTACATAAAGAGAGTAACACTTGCATGGCTGTCAAG AGAATCCGTTCAACGGTTGATGAGAAGGAACAGAAACAGCTTTTGATGGATTTGGATGTTGTTATGAGGAGCAGCGATTGTGATTATATTGTCAAGTTTTATGGAGCATTATTTACGGAG GGGGATGCCTGGATTTGTATGGAATTAATGACTACGTCATTTGATCAATGTTACAAGCATATTTATGGAGTCCTGCATCAAACCATACCAGAGGATATTTTGGGAATGACTTCACTAGCA GTTGTAAACGCACTCGATTACTTGAAAACTAATCTCAACATCATCCATAGAG atgtGAAACCCTCCACTCTTCTTTTGGATCTCCAGGGAAATATCAAATTGTGTGATTTTGGCATCAGTGGTCAACTTGTTGATTCTATTGCTAAGACAAGAGATGCTGGGTGCAAGCCTTATATGGCA cCAGAAAGAATAGACCCCATGTCTTCACGACAAGGCAGCTATGATATCAGATCAGATGTGTGGAGTTTCGGTATCACACTG ATTGAACTTGCTACTGGTAAATTTCCGTATCCCAAGTGGAAGAGCGTGTTTGAGCAACTGAGCCAAGTGGTGAAAGGAGACCCTCCTCGTTTGGCAAATGAAGATGGCAGATCGTTCTCGGATGAAATGCTTTCGTTCACAAATATGTG CTTGACAAAAGATGTTACCAGAAGGCCAAAATATCGGGAACTGCTCAAGCATCCTTTTATTTTAAGATACGAGGAAAAACAAGTAGATGTGGGCGCTTGGCTGGATGGAGTTTTGGCGCAGGCGCCTATACAGAACTTTGATAATTTAGAAATATAA